The Ptychodera flava strain L36383 chromosome 16, AS_Pfla_20210202, whole genome shotgun sequence region TATTGTTCTCCAGGTGATTGTATAGGAACTCTGATACAATAGTTCAAAATTCTCCAACCAGGACAATAACATACTAGATTTTCTATGTACAGACACAATGTGTTTCAGAATACCAGGTATCCTACCCTACCCTGAATCATACATGTGCTATTTGTTTTCTTTAAGTGAAAAAAACGCAAGGTCCCCAACAATACAGtaacttttaataatatttttattgtttttgtctttgaaataagtacattttttttccctttccaTACAGAGTATGCTATCAGCCTTGCAAACATAATGCATTGTTTGTAATAGgcattgttgttgacaaatgaattttagcctgatattcagttgtcaacaatacgATGGACAATATACTTACAGAAGTTGTGTTGACAACTTGAATAGttttgcatttcaatatcactttgggggtagaacaagaaacaagaactaaaaatactgtaaaattcaTCGTAAGTTATAGTTGACAGGGCTTTAAGGCATTATATTAtggaagttattttcaaatcaaccatttgtctctgtctgttttCTTCCAGCTTGGCAAACCATTTGGGATTGAATCGCATGTACTGTCACCGGCTGAAAGCCTTGACGTGTATCCACTGCTCAATACCAATGATTTGTACGGCACACTATACAGCCCTGGTGACGGGACTGTGGACCCCGCAGGACTGTGCATGGCCCTGACAAAGGCAGCAACATTGGCTGGTGCAAAGGTGCCTTAaactttgtgtttgtgtgtctatCTATGTGTCTATGTATCTGTTTCTCAGGGTGACTGTCTCTGCCAGTTTTGTAGTTAAGTTCGTTGGTAAGTTTACTAACTAGCTGATACAACCATAGTGCATGTCTCTATGTATCTTTGATTttctaaacttacttttcaagaTGTGTGTTGTGGTTTCATCCTTGCCACTGTGTTCGTAAAGGTCCAACATAATTAGACACTCTATGATTCATTACAGTTCATTttcccttaaggtagtatgtacctcaaaagtgaaagacttaaacttttgccctctctttcctcaatgaaactttcgaccattctcttaccaaatcaaaaataaaaattaggggtcactgtgcagtttggtaccagagagacAAATCACCTGAGATTTACtgatatgtaaaattcaaaacggccaccatcctgtgttaactctatgaggaaaaataaatttttttatttttgcaaaactaagactgtgaaaggttttcttacaccaagagcttaaaatcaacccccacaagtggtagatcagaaaagaattggaaaagtttgagagtctgaatatctgtcccttagGCGCGTATTATCTTAACCTGAACTTCccaaaactttaaaatgaatgaagttatgaaaaaaATCAGAGTTGAATAGGCAGGTAAAATGAAATTTGGAATCTGTTAACAAAATATAAAGATATGCTTTACTACTGGAAAAACAAGTGTTGACTTCTTCAGCCTCCATGCCTGTCAGGGCGATGAGAAGATATTGTGTCTTTTCATTATCTTTGACATCTAATGCTGTGattgatgttttgttttcaaggtcATTAACAACTGTCCAGTGACTGGATTTGACATTCAAGAGGATGACTTTGGTGTGAAGAGAGTCAAGGCTGTGAAGACTGAGTCAGGTACCATTAGGACACCAATCGTAGTCAACTGTACAGGTGAGAATAACTGTCTTTAAGTGGCTTGACAGGTTTTGAAAGGCTGGCTGTCATAGGTCAACTCTGTGCTCCAATCAGATGAGAGAATCTGGTCACATGATTCATATCCATACAGGGTTGGGAGGGAGAGTTTCAAAGTGAACCAACTGTCAGGTTGCTATTTCACTCATGTACAAATAATGTATAAGATCGCACTTTGATAcattaaattttgaaagcttGTTGTGATATTTGTGCTACTTCATTTGTGTAAGAGATGTGTTGTTCTGATAGATAGAGCTGATTGGCCAATATCAGTCATGTGATCATGAAAGATTACCTAATCATTATGTCATAGCAATGAACATAATGCAGCTCATCTGTTAAAAAACATTGATGAGAGGTGACAGTTTAGTTTTGATTTTCATCCTTTCTACTTATCTGAAAGATTCTAAAATTTGCTCCTATCAACAAATTTCTGTCCACAGTTAGTTTGAGCCcagaaaaactgtaaaaatttcCATACTTTTTTTTGCCAACTTGAATCTTGCTGAATACCAGATTCCTGTCTCTTTCACCTCCAaacttgcataaattaaattttaaaacggCCCGTGGTATGAAGTGTAACATTGATAATTAAAGAATGAAGAGCCATATTTGGATCACTTGTGGGGAGAAAACTTAAAACTTCATTTCAGTTAAATATTGGTGTCACACACAATGGAAAACCAGACGTTCATAAAATAAATCCCTCAGGAGTTTAGAAGGATCAACAAGAATTTCAGAATGCATCTTCTGTCCCTGGTTTGTCATAATACAGAGATTGAAGATTCATCATTGAGACATTAAAGTAGGAGTAAtacaattggtgaaaataaaagatctgacttttgtatttttgtccatTATACAGGTGTATGGGCCCCACACATCGGTGCAATGGCTGGGGTCAAGGTTCCCCTGGTGGCCATGAAACATGCATATGTGGTGACAGAGAGAGTAGAAGGCGTTCAAAACTTGCCGAACATAAGAGACCATGATGCATCCATCTACTTGAAAGTTCAAGGTGATGGACTCTCTGTTGGCGGCTATGAACCAAATCCAATTTTCTGGGATGATGTAAGTTGAAAGTCGCCCTCATTAGACAATAATGAagttacttttgtttttatggaaatttcaaagctaaTGGGGCTTATTTCTTTTTGCAGTGTAAATTGATACATTCTATGAGTGCATGTTATGAATTTTGGTACCTATGTGAATGCAGATCAACAAGAATTTTACCATTTGCCTTCGTGACTTTGGCACATTTCTTTGTTCGTTTGTGTATCTTTGGGagtgacaaatttaacaaaactgTAGTACATCACACTTGATTCTGTTTGTACTTTTTCTGTGTGTACTGTCATTTGAAAAACACTAACTTTCCAATCTTGATTCTgtaaaacaaaatgtacaatatgcaatattGATGTGCTGTAGTAACCAGAATAGTCTGAAAAGGAAAGCAGTGTTTAAGAGTGCTATAATCTTTCCGAccgaaattttagtgcaacatttttaccaaatattatgaattttcctgtaattcttttgaaaattttggaccaaatagataGCACTAAACACAGACTCCAGTTTTgggtcaaaattttgggaaaaatctgaaaaaaaacgtTTGGACCTGAAAAAATGTTGTctgggttatattttataaaggttaaaaaaattgactttggcactcaaagggttaatagttaGAACCAATTTGCACCTACCGGTAAGATGTACAGTTGATTACTTCTGACCCAAACAGGTTTACAATACAATCTTTGTTTTCTTCACAGGTCAAAACAGACTTTGCCTTCTCTCTATTTGACCTGGACTGGGATGTCTTCATGCAGCATGTTGAGGGCGCTATTAACAGGGTCCCTTGTCTTGAAACCACAGGGATCAAGTCCACTGTGTGTGGTCCAGgtaatgtttaaaggtatacagtcacctgtaatctaaatatgcccatatatggtcaaagggacgttccttggtattcaaaatacccatgtgagggtgctgtttttaaaaagcggccacctgcttaaaatctgtgattggttagattttttctttccatggtaactgtggcaaaattgtaacaggtgacagtatacctcgAAGACCTTTGACAAAAATATGTCTTTGTCAGTTTGCCTGTGGACCAAAGACTAAATTTTGATGATCCATTGCAGCCGTACAGCATATATGTCTTCTGAATtgaaacataatttttaaaatcccTTTCCATTAATAGTAATGCTCACTATTTTGTTGATAAACCTCATTACAGCAATGCTCTAGCTCGCTCTTtgttattcatttatgcaaaaagTATGAATGAGTATTATTTAATTATGCAAATCTAAACATAatgatcattaatttatatCCATGGTCACTCATGCAGCTGACATGTTACAAGTAATAATTTCACATTTGATTTCTTCCAAAATCTTATGATAACTGACAATTATAATGCTTGTATGATTATTGAACATTCAGTAACTTTTACTGATCATTACATTGTGGGAACAAATAGTCCAATGGTTGTAGGTCTAGCACCAGTCAATTTGCCGTTGTTAGAAAGACTAGTGAATGCTAAATGCCATTGTCTGATAAAGAATTTACGCAGGACTGTCAaatagcaaactagactgcaggacagcaaactagactgcaggactagcaaattAGACTGCAAGACaggcaaactagactgcaggactagcaaactagactgcaggactagcaaactagagaCTGCAGGatctagcaaactagactgcagaactagcaaactagactgaaaaactagcaaactagactgcatgACTAgtaaactagactgcaggattagcaaactagactgcaggactagcaaactagagactgcaggactagcaaagtAGACcacaggactagcaaactagatcacaggactagcaaactagacaacaggactagcaaactagactgcaggattagagaactagactgcaggactagcaaactagagactgcaggactagtaaactagactgcaggactagcaaactagactgcaggactagtaaactagactgcaggattagagaactagactgcaggactagtaaactagactgcaggattAGAGAACTAGACTGAAaaactagcaaactagactgcatgACTAgtaaactagactgcaggattagcgaactagactgcaggactagcaaactagagactgcaggactagcaaactagactgcaggactagtaaactagactgcaggattagtaaactagactgcaggactagcaaactagagactgcaggactagcatAGTAGAGACTGCAGGACTAgtaaactagactgcaggactagcaaactagagactgcaggactagcaaagtAGATcacaggactagcaaactagatcacaggactagcaaactagacaacaggactagcaaactaaaCTGCAGGACTAGCATACTAGATcacaggactagcaaactagacaacaggactagcaaactaaaCTGCAGGACTGATGATCTTCTGTTGATTACACTGATCTGGGGACCAAATGAATACTGAACACATTATCAGCCCTGTAATATTCTTTTGAATCATTAAAACATGAACAGGAGTATGCAGAGCAGAATGCCACTCAAACTATTCTGTGTGAATGGGAAGACCTTAAACTTCCTGAATCTGTATTTACATACCGAATCTTTGTCTGTGTCTGCGTGTCTTCAGAGTCGTTTACTCCAGACCATAAGCCTCTGATGGGTGAAGCTCCAGAGGTCAGGGGTTTCTACCTTGGCTGTGGGTACAACAGCAGTGGTATGATGCTGGGTGGTGGGTGTGGCAAGGAGTTAGCCCACTGGGTGGTGCATGGCAGACCAGAACTGGACATGTACGGCTATGACATCAGGTAAATGGTTTGGAAGTGATGTACCGGTATGGTGCTCTAATGTGCTGTGTTCTGCTGTTACATGATGTGTCAGACTGATGAATTATGAAAAGTAAATATCTGccaattttgtgtttgttattGAAAAAGACATGACTATGTATTTTTTGATACCATAATTCAACACTGCTGACTTAGTATGATTCCTTAatgtagcggtaaaggctatttttgcaccaattcttttctcagagttaatgtagagtttcaagttttagaatcaagatgtttagttcaaattttcaggataactcccttagttaatactttctccaaagaatataaaaattgtatagtTGTAGccacaattttgaaatatgacacaaatcaatattaaaatttaatttttcatattttttttacatgtttGACTTTAATAATAATTAGATAGTATTAACATTACCAacttagttataaatatgttgacactattaattgtaagatttgtacggcaggatttgtagataaatatgttttttatgattttacatgggtttacatatcaaaaaattattaaaaaattctttcaaatttcaaaatgtgatttttcaaatgtgatttttcaaaaagtacttcaaatacaggaaaattgtgccgtacaaatcttatctgtaaccttgttaataggctgtaaaaattccatgtccatatttcatttcaaaggttggattaaattggtataaaattatgtacgaAAACTGagattctgtcaaaaatgttgaaaacaagccatatttgcacccctcttttgaagtcacagagcagtctttttggttaatctcacttttgacacctctttgacactcaaagaatctaaaaatgcatttacaatagcagtcacgcattctgaatgcaagcactgccttgtcaaactttcctgaaaaacagtaaaaaattactttcccttttcaaacatttttttaaaagctaggggacctctaccatagttaatacactaaggactccccaacttcctcttatttggtcagtttttcagaagtttcaacgggctataactctgcaatgcctatgacccccaaatgtctagttttttttattcacagttgactacttttatgttttaatagctttattgaagtttataactgacgctctagcctttaccgccaccTTAATGTCATTCTTTGATGTAAATTACACTAATTACACTAAGACTAGTGGTCTGCATGTCATAGTAAACACAAATAGTTCGTGTTCcacacataattattttataaaaatatagTGTGATAATAGTGATAAATagtaaaataatgttaaaaagCACTAAAAAAGTATTGACAAGCACACTGTTTCAATGTCTTAAtctcaaattttctttttttgtagaCGTTTTCCAACCAGCCTGACAGACAACCCCAAGTGGGTGACAGACAGGAGCCATGAGGCCTATGCTAAAAACTACAGCATGGTTTTCCCACATGATGAACCACTAGCTGGCAGAGATATGCGTACTGACCCATTTCACAAGGTACATTTCATGCACTTCCTCATTTGAATGTATATTTCATGGGCAAGACTGAAGATTAGTGGACACAAAGAAaaaatttgtttgaattgtTAGTAACATAGGCAGTCCACTCATACTATCACTTTGTTCAGAACCCCCTAAGAAAATCCCCCTATAGTTTTCAACCAAAGGTGTGTCCACTTATCCTCAGTCATGCCGTTTCATGTATGTTTTGCTGAATTCTGAATCTTTCTCATATATTGCATACATGTCTGCTTGACTTTGGTGCCAATCATATCCTCCAAAACATGTTGGATAAAACCATCCAATAATCTCTGCAAATGTGTAAGTTAAGGAGATAGATATCCGTTTTTTTCCCGAATTTCTGAATTACTGCAAATTAAGTATCAGTTCAGCACATCACTGTAGTGACTGTGAGTTTAACTGTATGAATTCTTTCAAGACAGTTCTTTGCTTAACAGGAATCACCAATGATAGGGTATAAAATCCATATGAGTTGAtgtatttgaacaaaattacacGTCTTTCTGTAGACATTGTAAGCTGATATGTTATAACACTTGTAAATGATTGCATTTCAGGTGTTGCAAGATGCCGGATGCATGTATCAAGAGAGACACGGCTGGGAGAGACCGGGATGGTTTACAGATAAAGCAGCCCCTGTGAGTATGAATCAGAAACCGACCTCAGATCAGTTGTCCCAAAATTGCAAACCTTGCACTGAATCTGATGCTAATGCTTGCTACTGCGATACTCATGGAAATATTTACCAGCTTGTAAAACATGTTTTCATCATGAAAGATGTTTCAGATTCTGATTTATTTTAAATACTGACCTTTCTGTCATTCTCAGGTACTTGATTATGACTTCTACGGATCCTATGATGTTCCCAGGCATACcaattatgaatatgaaaacAGACTTTCTGATGAGTACACCTTTGAGTGGCCACCACACCACCACGTGGTAAGTGCAATTTCTACTGTGATTGGTCACAATTAGAACTTTGAGACAAAATGCAAAGTGGATTTCTGATTTATCTTATTTGTCCCTTTTGACATTCAACTAGGGTTGATGACATTGGTGTGTGACTCAGAGTGATGTATGAGAGTTTGAATAGAAATGTATTCAGTGTCAGTGATTTCTTAAGTTTATAACCATAGACTCTGGAGGGTCTATGTCATAACAGAGAAAATGTAAAGATAAGATAAAATGTCCCTTGTATTTTCCGGCATGCAGCTTACATAGAATTCAATATGGCATCAGAAATTTCCAGCATTCAAGGCCGTTAAGGGGTTAATTATTTTTGCAGTACTACAAGaattagaaaatgaaaatgaaatgaaaaaacatGCAAGTGTATAAAGAGTGAATGAGAGAAACAATTTATTGCCATGAAAACTGCGTACATGGGTTCACCACATGAATATGTACATAAGGTCTGAGACCTCTGGTTTCTTTGTGTGAAGGTAAATTTAGTGTTAATATGTCATTCAGATGGTCTGACAGGTGATTCAAGGATGGTAGACTTGCTATGATTAAATTGTAGATGCTGGAAAATCATTGAGTGTACTTTAATACAAGTCTTTTGACTGCCAAAGAACCAATTGAGTCGTTCACACCTGCTATCCGTACCTTCACCTATATCACAgacatctactgtctatgcctcTGCACAAGTTACTttgttaaatttaaacttttcatcCTGTAACATTTTTTGGTATTTTCACTTTTCTGAAAACCAGATTGGGGAGGAAGTGAAGGCGTGTAGGGAGAGAGTGGCTGTGTTTAACATGTCGTATTTTGGAAAATTCCACCTGGTCGGTCCTGACGCACAGAAAGCTGTTGATTGGATTTTCACCAATGACTTGTCCAAACCTGCAGGTACATGTTTGGTTCACTTCTATCAAACTAAATTCCAAAGcaatatttttagttttttatcTTACATTAGGTGAAATCTGAAAATGACCGTTTTTCAACATGGTCTCATAATAGGTAATTTATAAATGTACTGCAGTAAATTTTCTGCAAAGTGTTGTGTAATCGTGTTTTTTCAGTTACAAAGTCTCCAGTTGTATCTCTGCTCTTTCACTGCTATAAGACATACATTCACACATACCACTGATATTGTTTAAAAACTTCTAACACTGTCGCTGTTTTTTGGCAAATTTCCAAgttttttttagctcccatagccatatgtatacatggcaatggaagctattcttataggctagggcaCAATCCCTCCACCAAACGGTCGGGAAACGCTATTGTCAAAACGTGCGAACGAGGGGATTAGCTGGTAGGATGAGTGTTGCGCTGGCGTTCGCTGTTGATGATGTCACACCAGCTGTAGCGTCCCCTCAAAGAGTGGGTACGGTGGTGTCGTCTTCGACGAAGAAACTAGCCTGAATCGGCCGTAAAGTGTACAGCTATTTTGAAACGTCAGTATATTCTCGATaagcaatatttcttgataAGGAAAGTGGGTGATCTTTTTATTCCCAATCGATTTTCAGCGCTAAATCGGCGTTTGATTACGCTACCGCGTTTaggtcattttcattgaattgcgtCTTTCATGTGTCAGGagaacatgaatttttgttcgCTCTACACTGCAAAATTATGACGGTCTGTTTCATTCTGATGTCTGTTCTTGTGATTAAAGTATACGTAAAATTATACGTAAAATTAAACTGACGAACCCattttttgaataaaggttTATAATGAGACGCAAACTGATAGATTATTGTGTAATGCTTTGCTCTGCAATTTAGAAAATGGCGTCCACTGACGATCTGTGTTCTCGTTGTGTGAAGAGTCGAAATATTCATGGTTTATCGTTTTGATGACTGGTCAAATAAGTTCGATTGGGACCTATTTATCTGATTGAAAGCAATTTCAACTTATTTTAGCGATTCAATAACTGCAAATCGAAGTATAAGGGAAGgatagaaaagcagatgaccCAAACTCGGCCgaacgccattttgtttttgcgaCCCTCGCAGAGTCGATGTTCGATTCTTTGAAATCTTTTTGATCGCTGTGCCTTGCGTACTACATGGTATTTAACGTAgattttcttgatttggtactTGTATAACACCATTTAAAATACACTGACGACGCAATTTTTGTGATCAAACGTATCCATTGGCGGGAATTTTacgtgaaaaatattgttttgattcaACCCCATTGCGGTTTTTCTGGCGTGTCATGAAGCCCTATCGAGCCATGTGCTTGATGTGTCACACAGGTTTCCCGGTAGCTGTAAAACAATGCCGCTACGAATGCCGCTACGAATAGGAAATTTACATCAAAGAAAGGTCATTTTGTTTCGATGTCCTATGTCCTCGAAAATCGCTGGCTCCTTGCACTCGTTTTCACGGACGGGGCATGTGAACTTCGTTTTAACTTAAATTTCAAGTTATACATTCGGAACACTGTAGACTTCTTCACTCTGTTCCTCTGAAATGGTGTTGAAATTGATGCCTTGCCAtcaaaagaaatgaaattatgGTCGTAATCATTACACTTGTATGTAGTGACTGTAAGTGAAGTCTAGTCAAACGCAACCAGCAAGTGTAAATACGGAAACAGCCTATGTGACGCATGCGGATTATCCTTTAGTACACTGCATAGCAGGTAAAAATGATGTCATCTTTATGCTAATGTTAAACAAAGTCGCTATAATCTCTTTACGCGAATAAACAGTGTAACGAAATCGCAACGCGCATCAGGACAATAGATAATTTGCGTTTCCCTACCGTTTtgttgagggactgtggctagggaaatgtctgtatgtctgtatgtctgtatgtctgtccgtcaacatcaaaaactccaaaaccgctgtacatttcatcttgatatttggtgtgtacatggatgatgggctgtagatgagattttgttcaaatgaagttgtcattgccaaaaatatgcaaattaagtgaaaaaatgtaaaaacagtcaaaattgaaaaactcaataaccactgagcagattacatgaaaaattagcatgtaagtactttgggctgacctgaaatgattgtgcacatttTGGGTCactatcttggacttgctatttttcatgaattttttgtaattttctcccattttttgtcaaaaaatcttcttctctgaaaccacaagtccgattgatttgaaacttggtatggaagtgcataggagtgacctttcccaaatttgggcaaatcgtggtgaaatttgcatatttttagtttacacgtccatagactcccatgtataaggcagatctccatagactcccatgtataaggccacgaaaaataaaaatttagtttctcatcgtattcatattgcaaaaggatgcagtgacacaatttttagtccccacggatgaagtccagtggcttatagattgggtcatgtccatctGTTCaacatccgtgagtccatccgttcacgcagatatctcggatattttgacaaaatgccatgtgaccttgatgacctttgatctcaaatatacatatttgtccataactcagtaaccacaagtgctaccacccttcatatatggtatgatgggacaccttatgacgccacatattgtacctcattaattatgcacatatctaatttgagcgagccaatagagctagaggtctgatttttggtatattgataacttagcaaacaattttttgacaaaatctttttgacaaaatgtcacgtgacctcagtgacctttgacttcaaatatacatatttgtccataactcagtaaccacaagtgctacagccttcatatatggtatgatgggacaccttatgacgccacatattgtacctcattaattatgcacatatctaattttgagcgagccaatagagctagaggtctgatttttggcatatagggataacttagcaatacatttttttgacaaaatgtcacgtgacctcggtgacctttgacttcaaatatacatatttgtcctaactcagtaactacaagtactacacccttcatgtatggtatgatgggacacctcatgacgccacatattgtacctcatttattatgcacacatctaattttgagagagccaatagagctagaggtctgattttggcatatagggataacttagcaatacaattttttgacaaaatgtcacgtgacctcggtgacctttgacctcaaatatacatatttgtccataactcagtaaccacaagtgctacacccttcatattggtatgattggacaccttatgacccacatactgtacctcaataatatgcacatattctgagcaagccaatagagctggatgtctgatttttggtatatagggataactataggagagaaattttttgaccaaatgtcatgtgacctcgatgaccttttacctaaaatatatatttatgtcaataaataagtaaccacaagtgctatgtcctttgtatttagtaggatgggagaccttatgacaacacacgctttacctcattaattatgtacacatctaattctgggcaagcgaatagagctagagatctgattttttggcatatagggattaattagcaatataatttttttttttcaaaatgtcatgtgacctcgatgacctttgaccttgattatacatatatatgcatatttcagtaaccacaagttctataccctccaattttgataggatattagaccttaagatgtcacatcttgtacctcatttataatgcgcacatgtatttcttggctggccaatactgctagaggtctgatctttttcccgatttagaaccataacttagacatgcctcatgtgtttcaaattgggaactaTGACATAGACCTATATGCCCATAgatttcaacatatacactccagtggtacttcttaatgaccacattttcctgccccatcaagactaatactcctattacaagtggggactatgtcattgtaaatgacttgttgagttaatggttgtatcacagtattcgatatatctaattctgtattttttccattttatattctgaataaatacattaaacatatttcactgtctccagtacattacatttaagtattttcacttcatgcactttatccctttcacacatgttcaaatatctgaccagagaacaaacactaaatagtccaggatgggagctacagtgtcattgacgctatttttactgTAAGGGACCATTTTTGTCATTCTCATAAAGATAATTTCAgaaagttttgacaaaatttttgaaaatatgtttactATTGTGCCTTATAAGGGGATTGGGGATTTGTGTTAAAGCAGCTGTATCTTATTATGCTCAGCTCATTTGTTCTTCCCagaatgtgaaaattaatgtgaaaatttattcaTCAAAATCCGTCTACAAAGCATACTGTCCGCTGTAAATCTCCAGGAAGGAAATATTAACTGTATCTGTCTCCCATTTGTAGGTTCTACTCTGTACACATGTATGTGTAACAAGATGGGTGGTGTGGAGAGTGACCTCACAGTCAGCAAGCTGGAACCAGGCGATGGAAGTTCAGTTCTAACTCCAAAGTCAGATGGTAGGTCGTCGCAACTCCATCACATGACAGTGAATA contains the following coding sequences:
- the LOC139114475 gene encoding sarcosine dehydrogenase, mitochondrial-like, with protein sequence MAMLLTCTPKLICRRLSDIIRGRSRATFVQSTRAYCSSGKEDTSSGVPYEKTFQTDSSEGPSTLPEWADVVVIGGGSVGCSTLYHLTKLGVKNAVLLERNHLTSGTTWHTAGLVWRLRPNDVDNEILNYSRHLFMNVLEEETGISTGWITNGGLFIASNKERLDEYKRLHTLGKPFGIESHVLSPAESLDVYPLLNTNDLYGTLYSPGDGTVDPAGLCMALTKAATLAGAKVINNCPVTGFDIQEDDFGVKRVKAVKTESGTIRTPIVVNCTGVWAPHIGAMAGVKVPLVAMKHAYVVTERVEGVQNLPNIRDHDASIYLKVQGDGLSVGGYEPNPIFWDDVKTDFAFSLFDLDWDVFMQHVEGAINRVPCLETTGIKSTVCGPESFTPDHKPLMGEAPEVRGFYLGCGYNSSGMMLGGGCGKELAHWVVHGRPELDMYGYDIRRFPTSLTDNPKWVTDRSHEAYAKNYSMVFPHDEPLAGRDMRTDPFHKVLQDAGCMYQERHGWERPGWFTDKAAPVLDYDFYGSYDVPRHTNYEYENRLSDEYTFEWPPHHHVIGEEVKACRERVAVFNMSYFGKFHLVGPDAQKAVDWIFTNDLSKPAGSTLYTCMCNKMGGVESDLTVSKLEPGDGSSVLTPKSDDVAFYIAAGGGNSQQSWSHIMSTIQDMGLNCEMIDNSEEMGMLSVQGPYSREVLQQLTSTDLSNENFPFSTHQLATVAGHQVRLIRLTFVGELGWELHIPAESCVPVYQAIMAAGAKFGIANAGYRAIDSLSSEKGYRHWHADVRMDDTPLEANLAFTCKLKKDTPFLGREALERQKKDGLKKKLACLTVDGYTPLHGLEAIWRNGHAVGFLRTAQFAFALGKTIAYGYVHHPEGGVVNNAYLKEGEYHIESMGELFPATFHVRSPFDPKNMRIQGVYDDAVSVVIPEPQEARVLP